A region from the Solibacillus sp. FSL H8-0523 genome encodes:
- the murB gene encoding UDP-N-acetylmuramate dehydrogenase has product MTIEKWANDLLQWIPAANIKTNESLKQYTMTKLGGHADVFVMPETEQQAVAVIQYAHENNVPLLMLGNGSNMVVRDGGVRGIVVTFALLNEIRIEGTTVYAQSGALLKEVSKQAATNSLTGFEFACGIPGSIGGAMAMNAGAYGGEIKDIVVLCKVITKEGQVLELTNEQLALAYRKSIITKEGYFVLSATFELATGNQQKIDEKIADLTFQRESKQPLEYPSAGSVFKRPPGHFAGKLIQDSLLQGKGVGGAEVSTKHAGFIVNKNNATATDYIQTIQMVQRVVKEKFDIELEMEVKIVGEDE; this is encoded by the coding sequence ATGACGATTGAAAAATGGGCAAATGATTTATTACAGTGGATCCCAGCAGCGAATATAAAGACAAATGAGTCGTTAAAACAATATACAATGACAAAATTAGGCGGTCATGCTGATGTTTTCGTCATGCCAGAAACGGAACAACAGGCCGTTGCAGTGATTCAGTATGCACATGAAAATAATGTACCCCTACTGATGTTAGGAAACGGTTCAAATATGGTCGTACGTGATGGCGGGGTGCGTGGCATTGTTGTGACATTTGCATTGTTAAATGAGATTCGCATCGAAGGTACAACCGTATATGCACAAAGTGGCGCGTTATTAAAGGAAGTATCAAAACAAGCGGCAACAAATAGCTTAACAGGTTTTGAATTTGCCTGTGGTATTCCTGGTTCCATCGGTGGTGCGATGGCGATGAACGCAGGGGCATATGGTGGTGAAATTAAAGACATCGTTGTCCTGTGCAAAGTGATAACAAAAGAAGGCCAAGTGCTTGAATTAACAAACGAACAGCTAGCATTAGCGTACCGTAAAAGCATTATTACAAAAGAAGGCTACTTCGTATTATCAGCAACGTTTGAGTTAGCAACAGGCAACCAGCAGAAAATTGATGAAAAAATTGCCGATTTAACATTCCAACGTGAATCCAAGCAACCGCTTGAATATCCTTCAGCAGGTAGCGTCTTTAAACGCCCACCAGGTCATTTTGCTGGGAAATTAATTCAAGATAGCCTACTACAAGGCAAAGGTGTTGGCGGTGCAGAAGTTTCTACGAAGCATGCTGGATTTATCGTCAACAAAAATAATGCCACAGCAACTGATTACATTCAAACAATTCAAATGGTACAACGTGTCGTGAAAGAAAAGTTTGATATTGAATTAGAAATGGAAGTAAAAATCGTCGGTGAAGACGAATAA
- a CDS encoding helix-turn-helix domain-containing protein translates to MKEIALCPRLSKAMELVGKRWTALIIYQLLEGPQRFNAIESALPISGRLLSERLKELEKEGIVVRTVYSEVPIRVEYNLTDKGRSLEQAVREIEIWAKNWL, encoded by the coding sequence ATGAAGGAAATAGCTTTATGCCCACGTTTATCCAAAGCGATGGAGCTTGTTGGTAAACGATGGACGGCATTGATTATTTATCAATTATTAGAAGGACCACAACGTTTTAATGCCATCGAATCGGCATTACCGATAAGTGGACGTTTATTGTCTGAACGTTTAAAGGAGCTTGAAAAAGAGGGGATTGTCGTACGTACAGTTTATTCGGAAGTACCAATCCGTGTCGAGTACAATTTAACTGATAAAGGTCGTTCACTAGAGCAAGCGGTCCGAGAAATTGAGATTTGGGCGAAAAATTGGCTATAA
- a CDS encoding YceI family protein: MTTYTVDAFHSSVNFTIKHMMITKVNGTFDSFSAQIEAEEIETLKNAAIRFDLDVASVNTRDASRDNHLVSADFFHADRFPKMKFIQTSIEKVNEQFMLHGDLTIKDVTNPVTFTVTYNGHVKSPWEAEAYGFSCKTTINRKDFGLTYNAAIETGGLLIDELVTINVELQLNILA, from the coding sequence ATGACAACCTATACAGTCGATGCATTCCATTCTTCTGTTAACTTTACAATCAAGCATATGATGATTACAAAAGTTAATGGTACATTTGATTCCTTCTCTGCTCAGATTGAGGCTGAAGAGATTGAAACATTAAAAAATGCAGCGATTCGCTTTGACTTAGATGTAGCAAGTGTTAACACTCGCGATGCTTCAAGAGATAATCATTTAGTTTCTGCTGACTTTTTTCATGCAGACAGATTCCCTAAAATGAAGTTTATTCAAACCTCTATTGAAAAAGTAAATGAGCAATTTATGCTTCATGGCGATTTAACGATTAAAGACGTGACAAACCCTGTTACGTTTACAGTTACATATAATGGTCATGTGAAAAGTCCATGGGAAGCTGAAGCATATGGCTTTAGCTGTAAAACAACGATTAATCGTAAAGATTTTGGCCTAACATACAATGCCGCAATTGAAACGGGTGGCTTATTAATCGATGAGCTTGTAACAATAAATGTAGAACTTCAATTAAATATACTTGCTTAA
- a CDS encoding NAD(P)H-dependent oxidoreductase, with protein sequence MTNVLVVRANNRPDGISTKMYETFIAEAATVEGLNVSTFDVFEENLAYFGQELFNAFGKLQNGEALTAAEQASFDSMNKARAALDVAEVVVFAFPLWNQTIPAALQSFIDYTYGAGYSFKYNEQGQLVSLMTDKKFIVLNARGGNYSNPAMSSMEMAVNYINNVIGGVYGMEKIGEVIIEGHAADSANAPTIIATGLENVKAVAQKLATVTA encoded by the coding sequence ATGACAAACGTATTAGTAGTAAGAGCAAACAACCGTCCAGACGGAATTTCAACGAAAATGTATGAAACATTTATCGCAGAAGCAGCAACAGTAGAGGGCTTAAACGTATCTACTTTTGATGTATTTGAAGAAAACTTAGCTTACTTCGGCCAAGAGTTATTCAATGCTTTCGGTAAATTACAAAATGGAGAAGCGTTAACAGCAGCAGAGCAAGCTTCATTTGATTCAATGAACAAAGCACGTGCAGCTTTAGACGTAGCAGAAGTAGTAGTATTTGCATTCCCATTATGGAACCAAACAATTCCAGCAGCCCTACAATCATTCATCGATTACACGTACGGTGCGGGCTACTCATTCAAATACAATGAGCAAGGTCAATTAGTAAGCTTAATGACAGACAAAAAATTCATCGTATTAAACGCTCGTGGTGGTAACTATTCAAATCCAGCAATGTCTTCAATGGAAATGGCAGTTAACTACATTAACAATGTAATCGGCGGTGTTTACGGTATGGAAAAAATCGGCGAAGTAATTATTGAAGGTCACGCTGCTGACAGTGCTAATGCACCAACAATCATTGCGACAGGTTTAGAAAATGTAAAAGCAGTAGCGCAAAAATTAGCGACAGTAACTGCTTAA
- a CDS encoding DsbA family oxidoreductase — protein MKIEIWSDYVCPFCYIGKKQLEIALDGLGYGDAIEVEYKSFLLDPTTPEDAAGSVLEKLSEKYGMSIEEAKKMSDGIAMRAKEVGLDFNFEDMKNANTVKAHRLAKWAEAQGKGKEYTERVLKAYFTEGELIGQSDVLLTLIEEVGLSRDVAQQVLASDDYLQDMQQDIAIAQQLGVRGVPFFVIDQKYGISGAQPNEVFEQTITKAAEEAGLRRPLKMQGGNGATCTDDSCEI, from the coding sequence ATGAAAATAGAAATTTGGTCAGATTACGTTTGTCCGTTTTGCTATATTGGCAAAAAGCAATTAGAGATTGCATTAGATGGTTTAGGGTATGGGGATGCGATTGAAGTAGAATATAAAAGCTTTTTACTAGATCCAACAACACCAGAAGATGCAGCGGGTTCGGTACTTGAAAAGCTATCAGAAAAATATGGTATGTCGATTGAAGAAGCAAAAAAGATGAGTGACGGCATTGCGATGCGTGCAAAAGAAGTAGGCTTAGATTTTAACTTTGAGGATATGAAGAATGCTAATACCGTAAAAGCACATCGCTTAGCAAAATGGGCGGAGGCACAAGGGAAGGGTAAGGAATATACAGAGCGTGTGTTAAAGGCATATTTCACAGAGGGCGAATTAATCGGTCAATCGGATGTGTTGTTAACATTGATAGAAGAAGTCGGATTATCACGTGACGTGGCACAGCAAGTATTAGCGAGCGATGACTACCTACAAGATATGCAGCAAGACATTGCAATCGCGCAGCAACTAGGTGTACGCGGTGTACCATTCTTTGTCATTGATCAAAAATATGGTATTTCTGGTGCGCAGCCGAACGAGGTATTTGAGCAAACAATTACAAAGGCAGCGGAAGAAGCAGGCTTACGTAGACCACTGAAAATGCAGGGTGGTAACGGAGCAACTTGTACCGATGATTCGTGTGAAATCTAA
- a CDS encoding FAD-dependent oxidoreductase has protein sequence MKQSLWLSDKQDFSASSIQQSTNCDVCIVGGGISGIYSAYVLAKQGFSVVLVEALPNFANGTTAYSTGKLTVQHSMIYSKLSLEDAQRYYKANQQAIEQVTDLHPTSLANATSYLYTATAQGKEQLTQEAQRYKELGIPFVATKETELSIPIELALGIKNEAQINPVAFTNHFAHLARKQGAELFSNTRITKVDVKNRVLQTENTHTIHYKKLILCTHYPIESMKNLTMLKLQISRSYLTATKCFEQLKGQYLSIDTPGRTIRTALIKDEPYFIYGGFSHSAGTHTEINYYETLKQETHSIFDLPAPDYLWDAQDMMTFDQVPYIGQVSPSDDSLFIATGFNKWGLSSSLVAGQLLSNLLKQEHNEASALFSPSRTNFGKELYFMLQTGGFITKEFVKGYLTRNDAPRCTHLGCKTKWNAADDTWDCPCHGSRYNKDGQVIEGPAVYPLKLKKSGDSF, from the coding sequence TTGAAACAATCGCTTTGGCTTTCAGATAAACAAGATTTTTCTGCTTCGTCTATTCAACAATCAACAAACTGTGATGTATGCATCGTTGGTGGTGGCATCAGTGGTATTTACAGCGCGTATGTCTTAGCAAAACAAGGATTTTCTGTCGTGCTTGTCGAGGCTTTACCCAACTTTGCAAACGGAACAACCGCTTATTCAACCGGAAAACTGACAGTACAACATTCCATGATCTATTCAAAGCTATCATTAGAGGATGCGCAGCGCTACTACAAAGCCAACCAACAGGCGATTGAACAAGTAACGGATCTCCATCCAACAAGCCTTGCTAATGCCACTTCCTACTTATATACAGCAACCGCGCAAGGTAAAGAGCAGCTCACACAGGAAGCACAGCGCTACAAAGAATTGGGAATCCCGTTTGTCGCAACAAAAGAAACGGAACTTTCTATCCCAATTGAATTAGCGCTTGGTATTAAAAATGAAGCACAAATAAATCCCGTCGCATTTACGAATCATTTCGCACACCTTGCTCGTAAACAAGGGGCCGAGCTTTTTAGTAATACACGCATTACCAAAGTTGATGTCAAAAACCGTGTGTTACAAACAGAAAATACCCACACAATCCACTATAAAAAGTTGATTTTATGCACACATTATCCAATCGAATCCATGAAAAATTTGACGATGTTAAAACTACAAATTAGTCGTTCCTATTTAACGGCAACGAAGTGCTTTGAACAATTAAAAGGCCAGTATTTAAGTATTGATACCCCTGGTCGCACAATCCGAACTGCCCTCATTAAAGATGAACCTTATTTCATTTACGGCGGCTTTTCACATTCGGCAGGTACTCATACCGAAATTAATTATTATGAAACACTCAAACAAGAAACGCATTCGATTTTTGACTTACCAGCACCCGATTATTTATGGGACGCACAAGATATGATGACCTTTGACCAGGTGCCCTATATCGGACAAGTAAGCCCATCAGATGATTCTCTCTTTATCGCGACAGGCTTTAATAAATGGGGCTTATCATCTTCGCTTGTTGCGGGGCAATTGCTGAGTAACCTTTTAAAACAAGAGCATAATGAAGCAAGCGCGCTGTTTTCACCAAGCCGCACCAATTTTGGCAAGGAGCTGTACTTTATGCTGCAAACAGGGGGCTTTATCACAAAAGAGTTCGTAAAAGGCTACTTAACAAGAAATGATGCCCCGCGCTGTACGCATTTAGGCTGTAAAACAAAGTGGAACGCTGCAGATGACACATGGGATTGTCCATGTCACGGCTCCCGATACAACAAAGACGGGCAAGTTATTGAAGGTCCAGCAGTGTATCCATTGAAATTAAAAAAATCCGGCGATTCCTTTTGA